In Plodia interpunctella isolate USDA-ARS_2022_Savannah chromosome 19, ilPloInte3.2, whole genome shotgun sequence, a genomic segment contains:
- the LOC128678021 gene encoding uncharacterized protein LOC128678021 has translation MALFNMNKAITSFVIIVKWQSLWYWILYDYTQGGFKVAETKSIYQRDEEGEKTRMVRGKPYPEWRKPWIKRDGEWKSKFSAFIEKNPSPDVMYALSKLPTLTIDDIRQWWADMKVIQEIQNQKHLPERVATLGSNLAALHFFTYRGCAVRMKGSKEWVSGDVFTLNLPSSYVEGHYVEAIDCTKFHHNGIRFEGIENLAGLNFLKWLSLKNNKYVDVWCLERIAVQNGRSLEFLDISGCKLCVGCIIAISRMSALKYLVITDPGPDVEVQAGISMLEQSKPHLLIKALEPKIDSSKKSDKKLSP, from the exons ATGGCTTTGTTCAATATGAACAAAGCCATAACTAGCTTTGTGATTATAGTGAAGTGGCAGAGCCTTTGGTATTGGATTCTCTATGATTATACGCAAGGTGGCTTTAAGGTGGCAGAAACA AAATCTATTTATCAACGAGATGAGGAAGGCGAGAAAACTCGGATGGTGCGAGGGAAACCTTACCCCGAATGGCGGAAACCCTGGATTAAACGAGACGGGGAATGGAAAAGTAAATTCTCAGCATTTATAGAGAAAAATCCTAGCCCAG ATGTTATGTATGCATTATCAAAATTACCAACCCTAACTATAGATGACATAAGACAATGGTGGGCTGACATGAAAGTAATACAAGAGATACAGAACCAAAAGCATTTGCCTGAGAGAGTTGCAACCCTAGGTTCAAACTTAGCTGCTCTTCATTTCTTTACATATAGAGGATGTGCAGTcag AATGAAAGGCTCAAAAGAATGGGTGTCGGGAGATGTTTTTACACTTAATTTACCTTCTAGCTATGTTGAGGGCCACTATGTGGAAGCAATagattgtacaaaatttcaccacAATGGCATACGCTTTGAGGGAATTGAGAACTTAGCAGGATTGAATTTCCTGAAATGGCTTTCactaaagaataataaatatgttgatgTGTGGTGTCTTGAGAGAATAGCTGTACAGAATGGTAGATCTCTTGAGTTCCTTGACATCAGTGGCTGTAAATTATGTGTAGGATGTATTATTGCTATATCCAGAATGAGtgctttgaaatatttagttatcaCAGACCCAGGACCTGATGTAGAAGTTCAAGCTGGTATTTCTATGCTCGAGCAGAGTAAACcacatttattgataaaagCCTTAGAACCAAAGATTGATTCTTCGAAAAAATCAGACAAAAAACTGAGTCCATAA